One window of the Triticum dicoccoides isolate Atlit2015 ecotype Zavitan chromosome 3B, WEW_v2.0, whole genome shotgun sequence genome contains the following:
- the LOC119275893 gene encoding short-chain dehydrogenase TIC 32, chloroplastic-like, producing MLASPTLQRATPMRTVDSFLFLEFFSASRPPPPLRHRWNPFIGEEKRREEKMLPWIFSRKGASGFSWASTVDHVTAGISASGLTTIVTGASSGIGAETARVLAGRGAHVVMAVRNLAAAEDVRQAVLAESPAASLDLMELDLSSLASVRKFDGDFDATGLPLNILVF from the exons ATGCTCGCGTCCCCGACCTTGCAGCGCGCCACCCCGATGCGAACGGTggactccttcctcttcttggaattCTTCTCCGccagccggccgccgcctccgcttCGTCATCGGTGGAATCCATTCAtcggagaagagaagagaagagaagaaaagatGCTGCCTTGGATCTTCAGCCGGAAGGGCGCCTCGGGCTTCTCCTGGGCCTCCACCGTCGACCACGTCACCGCCGGCATCTCCGCGTCCGGCCTCACCACAATAGTCACGGGTGCATCGAGCGGGATCGGCGCGGAGACGGCGCGGGTGCTGGCGGGGCGCGGTGCCCATGTCGTCATGGCCGTCCGCAACCTCGCCGCCGCAGAGGACGTGCGCCAGGCCGTCCTCGCCGAGTCCCCCGCCGCCAGCCTCGACCTCATGGAGCTGGACCTCTCCTCCCTCGCCTCCGTCCGCAAGTTCGATGGCGACTTCgacgccaccggcctccccctcaACATCCTCGT ATTTTGA